The DNA segment TGTAAAAAAGCGCTTTTCAAGAAGTGTATTGGCGCAGCAATCATCGGGCTTACGGTCACCATATTAAGCCTTTCATATTTTGGAAAATCGGTCGAATTGGCAATAGACGGGAAGGGGCAGAAGGTATTATCCTTTGCCTCAGACGTATCAGGCCTGCTCAGAGAGAGGGGCATCGAACTTGAAGAGGGCGACTGGCTAAGTCTCGATGAGTCTTCCCCTCTAAAGGTCGGCCTTCTTATCGCCTTAGACCGGGAAAAGGTCGTGGGCTTCGAGGTCGGCACCGAAAGGCTCACCCTTGCCACCACGGCAAATAGCGTCGGTGAGTTCTTGAAGAGCAAAGAGAGCGAGTTTGGCGCCTTCAACCTGACTTTCAATGACCCCAATGAGCCAATAAAGACGGGCATGGTCATCAAGGCCGTTCGCTTATACGGCTTGCCTAAGACGGAGGCTCCTTCCAAGCTGGCCTATCTGACCGACCGTGGAGCGAGGAAAACTCCGGCTCCAAGCCATGAGACCCCAAGCGATCTTAAGATAAAGGAGACGCTCACATTGACCGCGACCGCCTATACTCCAGGTTACGACTGCGGCTATATTACGGCCACCGGGGCCAAGGCC comes from the Actinomycetota bacterium genome and includes:
- a CDS encoding 3D domain-containing protein is translated as MAIDGKGQKVLSFASDVSGLLRERGIELEEGDWLSLDESSPLKVGLLIALDREKVVGFEVGTERLTLATTANSVGEFLKSKESEFGAFNLTFNDPNEPIKTGMVIKAVRLYGLPKTEAPSKLAYLTDRGARKTPAPSHETPSDLKIKETLTLTATAYTPGYDCGYITATGAKAGFGIVAVDPRVIPLGTKVYVEGYGEAMALDTGGAIKGNKIDLCYETYDEAIRFGRRKVIVHILSD